A window from Vulcanimicrobium alpinum encodes these proteins:
- the lnt gene encoding apolipoprotein N-acyltransferase: MHLAFPQTAWWWIAPFAFAGLIGSWAVLSPRRAALAGYASGLVFFTFGFSWFGETAGALLGPAAPVLDLGPALAEALAFAFAAAVTSIAARRCGAFAFAIASAAAFALAEAARSSGVLGVPLEQIGVAMIDSPLRPLAAYAGVYGITFATALLGASLGWWLLDARDARRARAAAATWIAVAACTALAWTFWPARHAAPPSRRVAAVQGGIAQTLKMTPGGLQVAIERYTAMTRALVPQHPTLILWPETVILAPLDYPRADIRALAQRFAALARETGATLYAGSLAQTTDGAENTLYIFDPRNPRVLDDGSGATARYGKEQLVPFAEYIPGPEWLRRLPFADQIGVYRPAHNAFPTYGGATPLICWESLFGDIAHARLRDDPSLLLVATDDAWFGRTEFPYEHAMAASLRAVESGRWVLRAGATGISGIVAPDGSWTRRTALGGAATVVGEVGPPVDVPYAQLGPGAIALALAGALAIALFGRRPRA, encoded by the coding sequence TTGCATCTCGCCTTCCCGCAAACCGCTTGGTGGTGGATCGCGCCGTTCGCCTTCGCGGGGCTGATCGGTTCGTGGGCCGTGCTCAGCCCGCGGCGGGCTGCGCTCGCCGGATACGCGAGCGGCCTGGTCTTCTTCACGTTCGGCTTTTCGTGGTTCGGTGAAACCGCGGGGGCGCTGCTCGGACCGGCCGCTCCCGTGCTCGATCTCGGCCCCGCGCTGGCCGAAGCGCTCGCGTTCGCGTTCGCCGCGGCAGTCACGTCGATCGCCGCACGGCGCTGCGGCGCGTTCGCGTTCGCGATCGCCTCGGCCGCAGCGTTCGCGCTGGCGGAGGCGGCGCGTTCGAGCGGCGTGCTCGGCGTGCCGCTCGAGCAGATCGGCGTCGCGATGATCGATTCTCCGTTGCGCCCGCTCGCGGCATACGCCGGCGTCTACGGGATCACGTTCGCGACGGCGCTGCTCGGCGCGTCGCTGGGCTGGTGGCTGCTCGACGCGCGCGACGCGCGGCGCGCGCGCGCGGCGGCCGCGACGTGGATCGCGGTCGCGGCATGCACGGCGCTCGCATGGACGTTCTGGCCCGCCCGTCACGCTGCGCCGCCGTCGCGGCGCGTCGCGGCAGTGCAAGGCGGGATCGCGCAGACGCTCAAGATGACGCCCGGCGGCCTGCAGGTCGCGATCGAACGTTACACCGCGATGACGCGCGCGCTCGTGCCGCAGCATCCGACGCTGATCTTGTGGCCCGAGACCGTGATCCTCGCGCCGCTCGATTATCCGCGCGCCGACATCCGCGCGCTCGCGCAGCGTTTCGCGGCGCTCGCGCGCGAGACCGGGGCGACGCTCTACGCGGGCTCGCTCGCGCAGACGACCGACGGCGCGGAGAACACGCTCTACATCTTCGATCCGCGCAACCCGCGCGTGCTCGACGACGGCAGCGGCGCGACCGCACGATACGGCAAAGAGCAGCTCGTTCCGTTCGCCGAATACATCCCCGGTCCCGAATGGCTGCGGCGGCTCCCGTTCGCCGATCAGATCGGCGTCTACCGGCCCGCGCACAACGCGTTCCCGACGTACGGCGGCGCGACGCCGTTGATCTGCTGGGAGTCGCTCTTCGGCGACATCGCGCATGCACGGCTGCGCGACGATCCGTCGCTGCTGCTCGTCGCGACCGACGACGCCTGGTTCGGTCGGACGGAGTTTCCGTACGAGCACGCGATGGCCGCGTCGCTGCGCGCGGTCGAGAGCGGGCGCTGGGTGCTGCGCGCCGGCGCGACCGGGATCAGCGGGATCGTCGCGCCGGACGGCAGTTGGACCCGGCGCACCGCGCTCGGCGGCGCCGCGACCGTCGTCGGCGAGGTCGGCCCGCCGGTCGACGTCCCCTACGCGCAGCTCGGCCCCGGCGCGATCGCCTTGGCGCTCGCCGGCGCGCTCGCGATCGCGCTGTTCGGGAGGCGGCCGCGCGCATGA
- a CDS encoding LPS export ABC transporter periplasmic protein LptC — MTRSWRVVAVVAVLAILGWVGFEIGRAGSDIQVLRSPQSSTLTTGRVSGKRVDGRAWSLDYDKVSMSPDGSLATIAHVRDGRLHRAGKPDVTMTGDNVTVNTATNDITVGGPVSFREPLGAQRVRTFRTNGARYIGGTRVLILEHPSTITDDGATIAVASATIDFRTGDVKLGRIEGTRPGSAP, encoded by the coding sequence ATGACGCGTTCCTGGCGCGTCGTCGCGGTCGTCGCGGTGCTGGCGATCCTGGGCTGGGTCGGCTTCGAGATCGGTCGCGCCGGCAGCGACATCCAGGTCCTGCGGAGCCCGCAGTCCTCGACGCTGACCACCGGCCGCGTGAGCGGGAAGCGCGTCGACGGCCGGGCGTGGTCGCTCGACTACGACAAGGTGTCGATGAGTCCGGACGGATCGCTGGCGACGATCGCGCACGTGCGCGACGGACGCCTGCACCGCGCCGGGAAGCCCGACGTCACTATGACCGGCGACAACGTCACGGTGAACACGGCGACCAACGACATCACCGTCGGCGGTCCGGTGTCGTTTCGCGAACCCCTCGGCGCGCAGCGCGTCCGAACGTTCCGGACGAACGGGGCGCGCTACATCGGCGGGACGCGGGTGCTCATCCTCGAGCACCCCTCGACGATCACCGACGACGGGGCGACGATCGCGGTCGCGTCGGCAACGATCGATTTCCGGACCGGCGACGTGAAACTGGGACGGATCGAAGGGACGCGACCGGGAAGCGCTCCGTGA